Part of the Desulfovibrio oxyclinae DSM 11498 genome is shown below.
GTCCAATCCATGACAACGCAGGAGTTGGAAGCGGAGGCGGCACGGCAGGCCCTTACGGAGATAAGCCAACAGTCCAAACCCAAAGTCAGCACCAAGCACGCCATGGTCTTGTTGACCGTGGGTGGAGCGCTGGTCGCCCTCATGATCTACGGGGCCATGGGGCGGGGGTAGTATGGCAACCTTAACCGACAAAACGATTTCATGAAGAAATAGCATGCACAAGATTACACAAATCACGATACGGAATTATAAATCCTGCCAAGAAGTTACTGTTGATCTGGATGATTTCACACCTTTAGTCGGCTATAATAATGCTGGGAAATCAAACATTCTTCGCGCCTTGCTTTGGGCAATAAATCCGACAAAATTCACAAAAGTTGATTGTTACGATCCAGACCGACCGGTCGAGGTCGAGTGTACGATTGATGGGATTGAGGAAGAGGTCTTCGAAGGTCTCGGACGCCACAGGGCCGCCCTTGAACCACTTTGCCAAGAAGGCAAGATAACAATCAAGATTGAGGGCAAACATGGCGATATTCCCAGCCGTTTTACT
Proteins encoded:
- a CDS encoding zinc ribbon domain-containing protein; this encodes KRRQEQQAREAEQAELRDCPYCAEPIKKKAIKCKHCGSDVEPEAGSSDVQSMTTQELEAEAARQALTEISQQSKPKVSTKHAMVLLTVGGALVALMIYGAMGRG